The sequence below is a genomic window from Lolium perenne isolate Kyuss_39 chromosome 7, Kyuss_2.0, whole genome shotgun sequence.
ACTTGTATCTATGTATGACCCTGACATTGTTATGTGTGTACCCCCGTATCAGTTTTTGGTAATTCACGACTGATCATGACAATGAAATTTGTTCAATGAAAAATTGAAAACTAATGAAGATCTGCTATCTTCATAAAACTAATGTTCACGACACTGATCAAGGGATTCTTTGTTGGCTACAACTTGCATTTGTTGATATGGAATTGTTATTCCTTCACTTTAGTTGTGGATCTCGTTGAAATATGGTCCGTTATCTTATTGACCTTTTAATAGGAAGTATAATGTTATTCTATTTTGGTACTtcttttttaaaaataaaaacttTCTTTGGCACAAATTGAGTATTTCATTTTATTTGACGTACCAAGAAAAGGTATAtacatgaaaagaaaagaaaaaatgaaTAAGATATAATTATTATATTGATATGTGTTTTCAAaaaacccgtggcaacgcacgggcatttaactAGTCAGAAAAAAAGAGGAAGGCTGAAAGAAAGATCTAAGATCTCCAACTGCTAAGAACAAAGTACTAACATCCAGGCACAGCCTAAGCGCGCCAAGCCGTGTTAGACAGGGTGCACACTCTACATAGATCACATAttgacatatttttggatgaaacttcacataTGCACAAGATATAACACAATGTATATCtagaattttagtttgcattttttggaaacttATAAGTGTCATAACGAAAATGGGGTGCAGACGCAACTAGTTGTAAACGAGAGTTTCCCCCAAATTCCCTTCTCACTGACACCACCAAAACACACTCTCTACAGTAATCAGGATACAGCGCTCCCACACACTGCTTAATTGCCCATCACCAGATAGAATCCTTGATGGCCGGAGGCCAAGCCACCATCTCGTACGGGAACACATCGCCAAGGGGGCGCCACTCATCGTCGTTGAGCCATAGCCTCTCCATCCTGAACGTCTTGAGGTCAAGCTAGCGAAACCACCCGGTCAGCCATGATGAGGAACAATGTCCCGCTGGACTCGCAGAACCCACCGACGCTCACAAGCTTGCACCCGTGCACCAGCTGGTCAGCGATCCTCGCCGAGAGCTTCAAGCCGTGGAGGTCCCCAACCGTGGCCGGGTTCATCAGCGGTCGCAGTGCCACCGGCTCCTGGGGCGTCCATTTCCGCGGCGCTTCGAGTACCCACCTCACCATAATCAGCGGCTCCCGGATCGCGAAGAAGCAGAGACGGCTGTCCTCCGTCTTGCCGATCCAATTGTTGCCCGTATACAGGCGCATCCCGGCGCCGGGGATTGACAGCACGGAGATCGTCATCTTGGTCGTGTTGACGGCCATGATGTACTTCTCCTCGCAGTCCAGCTGGTACACGAAGTCTCCGATGACGACGGACGGGCCTTGGTGTGGGGTCAAGCGCCGCTTCAGCGTGCCGGTGGCAACCTCCCAGGCAGAGGAAGCAGAAGAGTAGATGAAGACGTAGAAGTTGGGCGAGGTGGCACCGACGAGCACGACGACGACACGGAACTCGGCTCCTTGCCCTGGAACGACGGCACAGCAGGCCACCAAGTGCCCACCGATGGGGAGGGGCGGCAGCCGCGCGAACGTCTTCTGCAGTGGATTGCAAACGAGGAGCTTAAGCTCCGTCTTGAACCCGGCACAGAGCTCGCGCAGGAGGAGGCGGTGGCCGCGGGAGTCGATGAGGATGACGCGCGACACGGGGAGGAACCCGAGATCGAGGGCGACGCCCGCGGTGTGGATGAACGGGGGCAGCGCGGACGGGCCGTAGTTGCGGAAGAACCCGAGATGCCGAGGCGGGGAGGGGAAGGTGCCACTGCCCGCGCGGGAGACGACGCGGCGCCAGCTTCGGCACACCGCCGCGCAGCGGACGACGCCCGTCGGGGGCAGCAGCCGCTTGAAGACCTCCAGCAGCATGTCGTCGGGCAGCGCGGACGCCATGTCGACGCGAGCCACCGCGGGCTCTTCCTCCACCCGCGGGCGCGTGCGGCGCGACGGATCGAAGCGTCCGGGCGGGGAACGCGAGCGCGCGCGGCGGACGAGGACCGCGGATGACATTGCCGAGACTTAGCGGCAATCTGTTATTAGTGCTAGTAcgacgcggtggcggcggcggcggcgctgcgcgATGAGATCGAACTGCAAGGTAGTGGGGCGGCGGGACGAGCCGATCATCGTTTATACAAGGGAGGCGATAAGGCGGCCGCGAAATTTTTGGGGGCGTCGTTTGAGTTTTTCGGCCTGTTGGGCTGGCTTTCCATCGCCTGCGCGCGGTCGCGTTTTCTACCGCGGATGACATTGCCGCGACAAGCGACATCGTTTTCACAAAGGAACTTGCTAGTCACGATCTCATGTGGTCGAGTGCACAGTGCACACCATGATTTGGTACAGACTATAGGCAAACGCTCGATCAGTCGCCTCCTCAGGCGTCCGATCCAGTTAAGCGAGTGATTCTCGTGCATTTCGATCATGGCATAAAAATGGTTTGTATATATCAATTTTTTCCAGAGTATGTGACATTTGTCCTCAACATTGTTTCCTATAGTGAAAAAAATTCCCGTTAATGGTACAAAATAATCTGAATGTAACATTTAACAAATGCGGCATCATTTTGCAACATTTCTATGCAATATATCTTTGCCTAATGTACTCAACATTACAAAATACACAACATCTTTGCCTCACTCAACCAACATTACAAAATACACAACATTACAAAATACGCGTGTAACATTTGGTGCAATTTCTTTATAGCATACATATAAAAATAATTCTACCACTTTCAAAAGGACCTAGGATATTTGGCAcgtaacttttttttttgaataacgaGGACTTCACGTCAAAGGAGCTGACCTATAATCTATGTATTATAAAATTAATCAATGCATAAAATAAAACTAATTGTACCATTTTTGAAATGTTTGCGATATTTGGCCCGCAATTTCTCTGTAACACTCTTTTATTTTATGCATTGATTAATTCTATAATACCAAAATATTTATCTCTCTTGCATTTTAGTTTAATTTTTGTATTCACCATTCCCATCACTGCTGCACTATTTTTTACATCATtgcattttattttagttttacctttactttgttttgttttCATCTAGCTTACATGcggtgtgcttgacaaccactacggtggagttggggacacaagaaaaATCATCTTGTTTTGTAGGTTGATACTAGAGGTATTCTATTTCTCTGAGAGTTTGATAttaacactagtggaaaacaggcctaatgtcgcgggtcgtaagacccttttgtcgcgtgcggccagccgcgacaacggaggcgcgacaaaaggcccaaccttttgtcgcgggtcgcttaccacccgcgacataaggtccaccacgtggcagtcgcggggcgcgcaggggacacccccttttgtcgcgggtggtaacaccgcccgcgacaaaaggccctctatatGGCGCACGCAGGAAGCTGCtcctttagggtttttcattttcatttttcatttttttatttttatttttattttttttcttttctctttttttctttttgtttgacTCATTACTCTCTCACATGGACCATTGTTAACACTAATTACACTTAATCTTTAGTCAAATTCAAATTTTAGTCAcacttcccggtcggtcacccatcctcacactactccaccctcagcacgcttaacttctctaTTCTTTCTTGTTGTGTTCCCGCGAAGCTGATTGTACCTTGTTGtcaatactaccatatcaatcttattaactcttataccattgtgtcacttttctgtattttttgaaaaaaaacaaaaacaattaTTTAAGTAAACAATAATTTATAAGATAATAATATTAAATTCTAATGAAAGTAGAATAAGTAATAAAACTATTTTATTAAATAATATATCTATTATTCATGTAATATGGCATAAGTAATATCATTGAATCTGCAaatcgcaattggacaaataatatgtccattattattAGAAAATCATGAGGAATTTAAATATAAATAATTTATTTTTTATTCATTTTTATTACTATTATTAAATAATATAtctattattcatataatatggcataattaatatctttgaatctgtaaatcgcaattggacaattaatatgtccattattattagaaaaacgtgaggaatttaaatataaataatttattttttattcagttttattactattattatataatatatctattattcatataatatggcataattaatatcTTTGAATCTGTAAATCGCATTTGGAcaaataatatgtccattattattagaaaaatgtgaggaatttaaatatgatttttttttcatttttattacTATTATTAAATAATATATCTATTATTCATATGATATGGCATAACTAATATCTTTGAATCTGCAaatcgcaattggacaaataatatgtccattattattagaaaaacgtgaggaatttaaatataaataatttatttttattcatttttattactattattaaataatatatatattattcatataatatggcataattaatatcTTTGAACCTGTAAATcgaaattggacaaataatatgtccattattattagaaaaacgtgaggaatttaaatataaataatttatttttattcatttttattactattattatataatatatctattattcatataatatggcataattaatatctttaaatctataAATCGCATTTGGAcaaataatatgtccattattattagaaaaatttgAGGAATTTAAATATGAAGTAATTTATTGTTTATTCATTTTTTGACGCGAATTACTAATTCCTCCAACTTAATAACTGAATCCTGAATTATCGACAGTACTACTACTGTACAGTAGACACCAACTTACGTAGTAGTTGAATCCATAATTAATTAAGCGCCTCCATATATAGTCCACTAGACTAGCTAGTACGTACTACTGCTTCCCAAATCTATAGCACCTCCATTATACGTACGTACGTACATACGACGCGTACGTGTCGCCGGCCGGCCGGGGAAATCCAAACCTACGCGTACGTACTATAGCTACAATCTTGATGAATTATTAATTATTACTGATGATGAATCAATCCCGGTCCACTCGCTCTGATTACTCACGCGTGCGTTTCTCTTTTTTCGCACCACCACTAATTCTCCCTCCTACCTTTTGTCGCTGGCCGTATCacgacccgcgataaaaggggtGCCAGCAGGTGGCACAAAGACttagaccccttttgtcgcgggtcatggtacgacccgcgacaaaaggcccggaGCGCTCCAAaatgtttcggggcgacgtggccaggccatttgtcgcggctGCAGACGCGCCCGTGACAAAAGGCTTGcacgaaagccctgttttccactagtgtaaaTTCGTCATACCTTGTGGGGAAATCCCGCTTACTACATCACTCTGTGCCCGGAGTCCGAACAAATTGGTGTACACAATGGTGTGTAATAAAAATTGCAAGCAGTTACAAGGAAAATAATATGTGTCCACAATAATAATAAAGTGGCTAAGCATCAATTTTGCTGCGATTTCAGATTTACTTGCAACAAAAACTATCCAAAATTTCCAAAAATCTTAGACGATTACAACCAAAAAGTGAAACTAGAGATGCAAAATCGTCATGTACGTAGCATACATTTTTGTCTTCTACAACAAAAAAGGCTTGTGATTAGGATTACGCAAAAAAAAACCTCATGTAAGTAGCAGTGCAACATAATTTCAAGAATAATTAGCTTTGTGCAGGTACACATTGCACCAAATCATGCATGCAAAATAGGCCTCATACGTGCTACACATAACATGATTAAAAAGAAAAACTGAAAATGGCCCATGCCATATAACTCTGCGGCGTGGGCATGTATGCTACTCCGTACCTAGCAACAACTGATGGCTCACCGAAACATGCATGCATGCTCGGTTGCCAGATAGCCCGCCGCTCTTGTGGGAAGGTATGGGCCGGACAAAAAAAAGATAAATAGCGCACAACAACATCAACACTCGGGGTGATCAATCGCTCGCGTACGATGGATCGTCTGACGTGAACAATTTTCTGGAAGCCATGCAGGTTTTTCGAGGCCTAGAgagatatttcaagaagaccagcATGTCCTCAGGGTCCTCGGaaaccaagtactaataaacaaccAGCCTGAGTCCTTGCCAACTATATGACCTGGACGAGTTGGCCAGGATGTAGATTTGTTCTAAAGAAGGTTATAAGAAATTGCTGGCATTATATAGTACTGTATGTCATACTGTAAAAATAATCTGTATGGATTGGTAGTGTCCTGCACGTACATAAACAGCCGCTATAGACGTTCAAATTTGCTGGGCTTTCTGATCTTTGTGCAAGGATGCCAATCACCCACTGGAAGCTTCGGTTCGTGTCAAACAAATATCGTTAGTGGTTGGAGGAAAGAAACCGCGCGctgtttttttctttcgatttttACGCGGGACTGTTGTCGTTTGTTGCGAGGATTTAATGAACAGAGTCTGCGTGATGTTTGTCGTTGTCGGTTTGACGCGGCCAGACCTCCGTggctaagactgctcatagtgggagtaacttagctagtaacatcacacaacccaaggtattttggtgacatggcatagcaatgaatgaagaaagagaatgaggtggtaactagctatgttaccataacatcacacaccccaatacaagttgagtctacaccatagtaaatgatactccctccgttcctttctatagtgcctatagattttcggcatttgtttcagaatataaagtTGTAGCTTAGTTTTTTTCTCAATTACCCCCTctccgttcagctcccaaatcgtcCAGGTCCTGAATTTGTTATGATAAGTTAgtaagatatggatttcccaaatttaacgttgatctcaaatcgtttagctaggggtcttgtgtaaaaaatactcttgcgctaatttccgtgctaaaaaactataggcactataaaatggaacagagggagtacaatgcatgacaccacatattagttactacccactatggaggtagtaacttagactagtaacatatgtcatgttactagtctaagttactccccactatgactagcctaAAAGCATTCTTTAGCTATAGCAGCCTAGCATAGTCTTAATTTTTTGTACTAAGCAGCCTAGCTAGCATAGTCAACTCTGCTTGCTGTTTTCCCGTGAAGAGATGCCATCACGCGATCTGTAAATCCAGGATCCAGCATAGTTTAATCGCCGCGCCAGTCAGGATTAGAGGGAAACAATTGACAATCAGCTGGCTGAGCGGGCCATCCTTGTCGTCTATACGTGGTGTCGGTCGTCTCATTGTGTGCGTAGAGTCATAGATTGGGAGTAAAATAAATAGCTCTCCTCGATCGTCTGTCTTCTCCAACATCCCGGCTCCGTTTTCTCTCTACATCCATATACCAAACGGGGCAAGCGGCCGACCAGAGATCGATGGAGTCCGTGCCGTCGTCATCGCTGCTGCCGCGCGTGTGCGTGACCGGAGGCGGCGGGTTCATCGCCTCGTGGCTCGTGAAGCTGCTCCTCTCCCGCGGCTACGCCGTGCACGCCACCGTCCGCGACCCATGTACGTACTGGCCGGTGACACTGACATGGCTTCACATATTACATGCTAGCTCGATCACCTGATGGCTGATGCTACATATTCGATCCGCATATTGCTCATTTCTTCAGGTGATCCGAAGAACGCGTTCCTGAAGCAGCTGGACGGGGCTCCGGAGAACCTGCGCCTGTTCAAGGCTAACATGCTCGACTACGACACGCTGACGGCCCCGTTCGCCGGGTGCGAAGGCGTCTTCCATGTCGCCTCTCCGGTGCCCGAAGGCAAACTGGTTGATCCAGAGGCAAGTGCATCATCTATTCTACTGTTAGGTTTGGGGCTGGTATCAAGACCACCGACCCTGATAATCTTGAACTAGTCTACCAAGGAAGTAGTATAGAAAATAGAGGAATAAGAGAAGCATTTTCACCGAGTCAACAAAAGAACCACCATCCCAACTTGCACTTCCTCATTCCACTATTGCGATATCTTTGTCCCGTACAAAGACCAAGAGCTCTGGGACCTGTGGTGCAGGTAAGTCTTCCAAAATAGAGTACAACGTTGCAGCAAGTTGCTCCAAATTGTAAATGTCTTCCAGGTAGAATTTTATTTCTTTTCCAGACTCCTCACAGAGGAGATACACACAGACAACCTTACAAAGGTCACTTATCTCTATTTGTCCAAAAATAAAATTTAATTGTTGCGCTGATTAGACTGGAACATGCCTGTCAATGTAAGCTCCCTTATCTGAGCCAGGTGACCAGCAGTTTATTATGCTCTTTCTGTAGTATACTACGTAGTACGCATGTGAGTAGACTTTCAGTTTCAGTATAGCACATATGTCAGTACTAGGTTGTTGTACTTATCGTTTTGTATTAGGAAAAAACTGCTTGACTGTTACTGATCTTGTGCCGCACACAACTGTGCAGAAAGAGATGATGACTCCAGCTATAGAAGGCACCAGGAATGTACTCAAGGCTTGCTCGGCTATGAACGTCAAGAAATTCATTCAGGTGTCATCTGTCGTCGCTGCTGTTTATAACCCAGGCTGGCCTCAAGGTAAAGTAAGAGATGAGAGCAGCTGGTCAGACAAAGAGTTCTGCATGGAGAATGAGGTCAGCACACAGCAACTAATGCTAGTTATTTGATACATGTATTATGTTTTTTAGACCTTTCCTAGTGTTTCAAGATGTGGACTCGGTTATTTTTTTTTTTAGTGAATTCCATTTTATACCCCCTAGTTTGCCATTTATGACAGCAATTACCACATGTAATTAAAATTCCACCTATTAAGCCCATTTAGTAAAACTTATTCCACATTTTACCCTTCATAAGATCTGAAAGTGTATTGGTGGACGGGAGATGGCGCTGGGCTGATGCTTGCAACATCCCTTATAGCGATGAGAGCTCGTAGGCCAACTACAGCCTCAACATTTCCTCATGCAGCTTCGGCTGCGAGCTATGGCGGTATGAAAACATGTGACCATGGTGTGCCAGAAGTATGCCATATTGTCGGAACGGATGTGCTCCACTCTCGGCTAATGATAGAGATCGACATAGAGTTGGGCCTCGAACCGACGCTTGCCATGATCGTGTTCATAATCCTTGGTTATACAGGAACACTAAACTCTTGACCAAGAGACAAACCATGCATGCACCACGCTGTAGTGAGGCTACCGCACAACAAAGTTTCTGTAATTCGGGAGCACTAGCATTCTCCATCTTAATTAACCATCTCAGTTaatagaaaaaattaaaaaataagacTAGGAGGCAATTTATGGTTGCTACGAGCTCAACACACGAATTTGTTGGTTGTGTTGTGATAAATTATCACATTTGCTTGTTTGTTGCACGGATAATGACTCATTCCTCATAAGCATAGATGATTGACTGAAGCGTCTTATATGATTTTACTCCTCCTAAGAAAATAATAGCCTTCCGTTGTAGGGCGGCACATAGACGCGATGACTGCATCTCGTCTTACAAGGCTTCCAAATCTTAAATGGGGTAAAATCTATCATAAGTTGCACTAATGAGGTAAGTAGAAGATGTTTTTTGTTAAATGGGGTAATTAGTGTCACAAATATATAAAAAACTAGGGAGTAAAAAATAGAATTTACTCTAAATTTTTATCTATGTGGCGCAAAAATAACTAAACAATGATGAAAATATTCTCTTAGCCTTATTACCGTTTCTGTGCACAGGCCAATACATAGTATATCATCAATTCTCATACTGATCATTTAATATGGCCATCTACATAAGCCGATTCAGAGGCCGGGGTTCATCCTCCTTTCAGAAAAAGTAACCATCGTCTAATTTTAACTCATATAAATTGCAAGTATCTGGAAAACATGAAAAGTTTACATACTATGCAGCTAATAATAAATGTCCATGCGGAAGTATTCTTAAGGTCATACTATAATACATAAGAATTTCAGTACTAAGTGAGTTCTTAGAGACTTTTGAATTCTGACTCGCAGGAATGACTTAGTGTCAACTTTTCTGTTGGCAGATCTGGTATGCTCTTGCAAAGACCGAAGCAGAAGAGATAGCCTTGGAATACGGAAAGAAGAACGGATTGCAAGTCATCAGCCTTTGCCCTGGTGTTGTTTTTGGCCCACTCTTGCAGCACATGGTGCTGAATACTACCAGCAAGGTCCTTGTGTACATCATAAAAGGTTCACATCCGAGTCCACATTATTTTCTACAACAATTTTTTGAGATACTTTGAACAATTTATTTTCTCACTATATTGCTAGAATAATTACCATGGGTTACTTGCTAGGACATGAGGTGGTGTGCTAGCAAGTAAGGGTTAGAGACTCTACTCTCT
It includes:
- the LOC127313799 gene encoding cinnamoyl-CoA reductase 1; this encodes MESVPSSSLLPRVCVTGGGGFIASWLVKLLLSRGYAVHATVRDPCDPKNAFLKQLDGAPENLRLFKANMLDYDTLTAPFAGCEGVFHVASPVPEGKLVDPEKEMMTPAIEGTRNVLKACSAMNVKKFIQVSSVVAAVYNPGWPQGKVRDESSWSDKEFCMENEIWYALAKTEAEEIALEYGKKNGLQVISLCPGVVFGPLLQHMVLNTTSKVLVYIIKGGPDTMTNKSWPIVDVRDVADALLLLYNKAGSSERYLCSLDLLDMKDLLEILKNMYPNYSYADKIVDADYRIEMTSHRLKNLGWKPRKLEETLADSVESYEEAGFLQVSEPCRLPFLFLVPTVQE